One genomic window of Actinoplanes lobatus includes the following:
- a CDS encoding helix-hairpin-helix domain-containing protein, translating into MASFLYFVAGLVIGVIAGWLIWGRRSGATAPATSASAPSTTAPSPSSTEATAVAPAVDATPADTDSESSAVTSPADELIAEPVAAEPEAEAAPAVEPEAPAEPVAAEPVAAAEEIVASAETEPAEPVAVDEPETVVIAEPEPVVIAEPEPVALTETESVTIVEAEPVTEPITEPEPVAATEPEPVAATEPIAVAEPVAAAEPVVEPVAEPEPVAAAEPVVEPVAEPEPVAATEPAAEPVAELEPVAATEPAAEPVAEPEPVAAAEPPTAPEPVVAPEPVVAPEPVVAPEPVVAPEPVVAPEPVFTPEPVIPVQAVITEEPDLAATPAPVDAQDDLTRIAGIGPKVAVALAAAGITTYAKLADSDVDSLKQAINAAGMRGSASLASWPEKARDLVGAKS; encoded by the coding sequence ATGGCATCATTCCTCTACTTTGTTGCCGGGCTCGTGATCGGCGTGATAGCCGGCTGGCTGATCTGGGGCCGCCGCTCCGGCGCGACCGCCCCGGCCACGTCGGCCTCGGCCCCGTCGACCACGGCCCCGTCGCCGTCCTCGACCGAAGCCACCGCGGTCGCGCCCGCGGTCGACGCGACACCGGCCGACACCGACTCCGAGTCGTCTGCCGTGACCTCGCCCGCCGACGAGCTCATCGCCGAGCCCGTCGCCGCCGAGCCCGAGGCCGAGGCCGCACCCGCCGTCGAGCCCGAGGCCCCGGCCGAGCCGGTTGCCGCCGAGCCGGTTGCCGCCGCCGAGGAGATCGTGGCCTCCGCCGAGACCGAGCCCGCCGAGCCCGTCGCCGTCGACGAGCCCGAGACGGTCGTCATCGCAGAGCCCGAGCCGGTCGTCATCGCGGAGCCCGAGCCGGTCGCTCTCACCGAGACCGAGTCGGTCACCATCGTGGAGGCCGAGCCGGTCACCGAGCCCATCACCGAGCCGGAGCCGGTCGCCGCCACTGAGCCCGAGCCGGTCGCCGCCACTGAGCCGATCGCCGTCGCCGAGCCGGTCGCCGCCGCCGAGCCGGTCGTGGAGCCCGTCGCCGAGCCGGAGCCAGTTGCCGCCGCCGAGCCGGTCGTGGAGCCCGTCGCCGAGCCGGAGCCAGTTGCCGCCACTGAGCCCGCCGCTGAGCCCGTCGCCGAACTGGAGCCGGTCGCCGCCACCGAGCCCGCCGCTGAGCCCGTCGCCGAGCCGGAGCCGGTCGCCGCCGCTGAGCCCCCGACCGCCCCGGAGCCGGTCGTCGCGCCCGAGCCGGTCGTCGCCCCGGAGCCGGTCGTCGCGCCTGAGCCGGTTGTCGCGCCCGAGCCGGTCGTGGCCCCCGAGCCGGTCTTCACGCCCGAGCCGGTCATTCCGGTGCAGGCCGTCATCACCGAGGAGCCCGACCTGGCGGCCACGCCCGCCCCGGTCGACGCGCAGGACGACCTCACCAGGATCGCGGGCATCGGCCCGAAGGTGGCTGTCGCGCTCGCCGCGGCCGGTATCACCACCTACGCGAAGCTGGCCGACTCCGACGTGGACAGCCTCAAGCAGGCGATCAACGCGGCCGGCATGCGCGGTTCGGCGAGCCTCGCCTCCTGGCCGGAGAAGGCCCGCGACCTGGTCGGCGCCAAGAGCTGA